The following proteins come from a genomic window of Sorghum bicolor cultivar BTx623 chromosome 3, Sorghum_bicolor_NCBIv3, whole genome shotgun sequence:
- the LOC8079486 gene encoding uncharacterized protein LOC8079486 isoform X1, with protein MGAGGELDAFDAGRCADGYALGLAVGRRFAEVIRSRMRQDLVLREQLLPFASTAEAQPLLAALQSANRERYPRYWDELVGTADGSGVPLLHVILVNFRKEVLPFIPKEEEGGDRAREEEEAEADGDCSDVLIVSDSTAIAAHNEDGNVALLGHTYLVRATLPDGASFTAYTYAGELPSCAFGFNTNGVAFTLDSVPPVNDEIVAGAIARNFVSRDLLEAKNLEDAMRRVCSPTVSVGHSYNLMDVRGRRIVNVETASGNRFAVREAGAVPFFHANMYRHLQVKQVQDENSMSREKRAAQCSVDSKETALSLLGDTADEKYPIYMTGPTLYTLCTVLVDVDEATMTIYKGNPKNGDAAHVLRML; from the exons ATGGGCGCCGGTGGCGAGCTGGACGCCTTCGACGCCGGCCGCTGCGCGGACGGGTACGCGCTGGGCCTCGCCGTGGGCCGGCGGTTCGCCGAGGTCATCAGGAGCCGGATGCGGCAGGACCTCGTGCTCCGGGAGCAGCTGCTGCCGTTCGCGTCGACGGCGGAGGCGCAGCCACTCCTCGCCGCGCTCCAGTCCGCCAACAGGGAGAGGTACCCACGGTACTGGGACGAGCTGGTGGGCACCGCCGACGGCAGCGGCGTCCCGCTCCTCCAC GTCATCCTggtcaacttcaggaaggaggtcCTGCCGTTCATCccgaaggaggaggagggaggtgatcgcgcccgggaagaagaggaggcggAGGCCGACGGCGACTGCTCCGACGTCCTCATCGTCAGCGACTCCACGGCGATCGCCGCGCACAACGAGGACGGGAACGTCGCGCTGCTCGGCCACACGTACCTTGTGCGGGCTACGCTGCCGGACGGCGCGTCCTTCACCGCCTACACCTACGCCGGCGAGCTCCCGAGCTGCGCCTTCGGGTTCAACACCAACGGAGTG GCCTTCACGCTCGACTCGGTTCCTCCGGTGAACGACGAGATCGTCGCGGGCGCCATTGCCAGGAACTTCGTGTCCCGAGACCTGCTAGAAGCGAAGAACCTCGAGGATGCAATGCGC AGGGTCTGTTCACCGACCGTCTCAGTCGGCCACAGCTACAACCTGATGGACGTCAGAGGCCGGAGGATCGTCAACGTCGAGACCGCCTCCGGGAACCGGTTCGCCGTCCGTGAGGCCGGCGCCGTGCCGTTCTTCCACGCCAACATGTACCGGCATCTCCAAGTGAAGCAG GTGCAGGATGAGAACTCCATGAGCAGGGAGAAGAGAGCTGCGCAGTGCTCAGTGGACTCCAAAGAGACGGCGCTTTCGCTGCTGGGAGATACAGCTGATGAGAAGTACCCAATCTATATGACAG GTCCGACATTGTACACTCTATGCACTGTTTTGGTTGACGTCGACGAGGCAACCATGACCATATACAAAGGAAACCCGAAGAATGGAGATGCAGCTCATGTTCTTCGGATGTTGTGA
- the LOC8079486 gene encoding uncharacterized protein LOC8079486 isoform X2: MGAGGELDAFDAGRCADGYALGLAVGRRFAEVIRSRMRQDLVLREQLLPFASTAEAQPLLAALQSANRERYPRYWDELVGTADGSGVPLLHVILVNFRKEVLPFIPKEEEGGDRAREEEEAEADGDCSDVLIVSDSTAIAAHNEDGNVALLGHTYLVRATLPDGASFTAYTYAGELPSCAFGFNTNGVAFTLDSVPPVNDEIVAGAIARNFVSRDLLEAKNLEDAMRRVCSPTVSVGHSYNLMDVRGRRIVNVETASGNRFAVREAGAVPFFHANMYRHLQVKQDENSMSREKRAAQCSVDSKETALSLLGDTADEKYPIYMTGPTLYTLCTVLVDVDEATMTIYKGNPKNGDAAHVLRML, from the exons ATGGGCGCCGGTGGCGAGCTGGACGCCTTCGACGCCGGCCGCTGCGCGGACGGGTACGCGCTGGGCCTCGCCGTGGGCCGGCGGTTCGCCGAGGTCATCAGGAGCCGGATGCGGCAGGACCTCGTGCTCCGGGAGCAGCTGCTGCCGTTCGCGTCGACGGCGGAGGCGCAGCCACTCCTCGCCGCGCTCCAGTCCGCCAACAGGGAGAGGTACCCACGGTACTGGGACGAGCTGGTGGGCACCGCCGACGGCAGCGGCGTCCCGCTCCTCCAC GTCATCCTggtcaacttcaggaaggaggtcCTGCCGTTCATCccgaaggaggaggagggaggtgatcgcgcccgggaagaagaggaggcggAGGCCGACGGCGACTGCTCCGACGTCCTCATCGTCAGCGACTCCACGGCGATCGCCGCGCACAACGAGGACGGGAACGTCGCGCTGCTCGGCCACACGTACCTTGTGCGGGCTACGCTGCCGGACGGCGCGTCCTTCACCGCCTACACCTACGCCGGCGAGCTCCCGAGCTGCGCCTTCGGGTTCAACACCAACGGAGTG GCCTTCACGCTCGACTCGGTTCCTCCGGTGAACGACGAGATCGTCGCGGGCGCCATTGCCAGGAACTTCGTGTCCCGAGACCTGCTAGAAGCGAAGAACCTCGAGGATGCAATGCGC AGGGTCTGTTCACCGACCGTCTCAGTCGGCCACAGCTACAACCTGATGGACGTCAGAGGCCGGAGGATCGTCAACGTCGAGACCGCCTCCGGGAACCGGTTCGCCGTCCGTGAGGCCGGCGCCGTGCCGTTCTTCCACGCCAACATGTACCGGCATCTCCAAGTGAAGCAG GATGAGAACTCCATGAGCAGGGAGAAGAGAGCTGCGCAGTGCTCAGTGGACTCCAAAGAGACGGCGCTTTCGCTGCTGGGAGATACAGCTGATGAGAAGTACCCAATCTATATGACAG GTCCGACATTGTACACTCTATGCACTGTTTTGGTTGACGTCGACGAGGCAACCATGACCATATACAAAGGAAACCCGAAGAATGGAGATGCAGCTCATGTTCTTCGGATGTTGTGA
- the LOC8079487 gene encoding GDT1-like protein 1, chloroplastic, with product MASVAAAASSCTCSSSAVLSSSSSTILSANTRTPRPLPHRARLPLRPGHSVLRCLPKCDSGKPVGERAGLLSAARKAARPGGQGGSSRPAQFDASSCGIALATVVGVIMLHAHGSQQALAATQFSGLQPADVLGDLGDISTGFASAFLLIFFSELGDRTFFIAALLAARSSGAVIFLGTFGALAVMTVISVVLGRAFHYVDGIIPFGFGGTDFPVDDIAAACLLVYYGVTTLLDAASGDDEKINEEQEEAELAVSKFSGNGAGVMSAAGTIASTFVLVFVAEWGDKSFFSTIALAAASSPLGVIAGSLAGHAVATLIAVLGGSLLGTFLSEKIIAYIGGSLFLAFAAITIVEIVT from the exons ATGgcctccgtcgccgccgccgcctcctcctgcaCCTGCTCCAGCTCAGCCGtactctcctcctcctcatcaaccATACTCTCCGCAAACACAAGGACGCCTCGCCCGCTGCCGCACCGCGCCAGGCTACCGCTGCGGCCGGGACACTCG GTGCTGAGGTGTCTCCCGAAATGCGACTCGGGGAAGCCGGTCGGAGAACGCGCTGGGTTGTTGTCGGCGGCTCGGAAGGCGGCCCGGCCAGGGGGTCAGGGAGGGTCGTCCAGGCCCGCGCAGTTCGACGCGTCGTCGTGCGGAATCGCGCTCGCGACGGTGGTGGGGGTGATAATGCTCCACGCCCACGGGTCGCAGCAGGCGCTCGCCGCCACGCAGTTCTCCGGCCTGCAGCCGGCTGACGTGCTCGGGGATCTCGGGGACATCAGTACAGGTTTTGCTTCA GCTTTCCTGTTGATCTTCTTTTCTGAGCTAGGGGACCGGACATTCTTTATTGCG GCACTGTTAGCGGCTAGAAGTTCTGGAGCAGTCATTTTTCTTGGCACATTTGGAGCTCTTGC GGTAATGACTGTTATATCTGTAGTTCTTGGTCGAGCATTTCACTATGTTGATGGCATCATCCCATTCGG CTTTGGTGGTACTGATTTCCCAGTTGATGACATTGCTGCAGCATGTCTCTTG GTTTATTATGGGGTTACTACATTACTTGATGCAGCTTCAGGTGATGATGAAAAGATCAATGAGGAGCAAGAGGAG GCTGAGCTAGCAGTATCGAAATTTTCGGGAAACGGTGCTGGGGTCATGTCTGCCGCTGGTACTATCGCTAGCACATTCGTGTTGGTTTTTGTCGCTGAATGGGGTGATAAATCATTCTTTTCCACAATTG CACTTGCGGCAGCTTCATCCCCTCTGGGTGTCATTGCAGGATCACTTGCTGGTCATGCCGTTGCAACATTG ATTGCAGTTCTTGGTGGCTCTTTGCTGGGAACATTCCTGTCTGAAAAG ATTATAGCATACATTGGAGGGAGCCTGTTCTTGGCCTTTGCTGCAATTACCATAGTTGAGATAGTTACTTGA
- the LOC8081383 gene encoding putative cyclin-dependent kinase F-2, whose amino-acid sequence MAAVSELELEDPEPPEEKNNAAAAALALSPAVPWLPAVAERYERREKLGQGMFGDVYKAWDRVSERFVAVKRLSGRTDDDDDRFVATPLPYFEREVMSLAACRGHPSVVQLLATYADGDGDCFVVVTEYAGPMNLREYMDVRLVNGQPFDEDEVRDVMEQLLAGARHAHMAGVVHRDIVPENVMVDMASGRMVYKICGFGMSEPAAMQAAEKDDSGMVASSSPYRAPELFLGSKDYDSRVDTWSLGCIMAELVAGNGLPFFGGTLEKDRDVFNEMMHVVGTEGIVKWPGLERVPSREKAARLRRTGCRERGCLKRKLKELRPEQQVLSPAGFKVLKGLLDSNPDRRLTATAALSKQWFRRRGCLFGACCFMPHGGVAP is encoded by the coding sequence ATGGCCGCCGTCTCGGAGCTGGAGCTGGAGGATCCGGAGCCGCCCGAGGAGAAGAAcaatgcggcggcggcggcgcttgcGTTGTCCCCTGCTGTCCCCTGGCTGCCGGCCGTGGCGGAGCGGTACGAGCGCCGGGAGAAGCTTGGCCAAGGCATGTTCGGCGACGTGTACAAGGCCTGGGACCGCGTGTCGGAGCGCTTCGTCGCCGTGAAGCGGCTCTCGGGGaggaccgacgacgacgacgaccgctTCGTGGCGACCCCGCTCCCGTACTTCGAGCGGGAGGTCATGTCCCTCGCGGCGTGCCGTGGCCACCCTTCCGTGGTCCAGCTCCTGGCCACGTacgccgacggcgacggcgactgcTTCGTCGTCGTCACGGAGTACGCTGGCCCCATGAACCTGCGCGAGTACATGGACGTCCGGCTCGTCAACGGCCAGCCGTTCGACGAGGACGAGGTGCGCGACGTCATGGAGCAGCTCCTCGCCGGCGCGAGGCACGCGCACATGGCGGGCGTCGTGCACAGGGACATCGTCCCAGAGAACGTGATGGTGGACATGGCGAGCGGCAGGATGGTGTACAAGATATGTGGCTTTGGCATGTCGGAGCCGGCGGCCATGCAGGCGGCGGAGAAGGACGACTCCGGGATGGTGGCGTCCTCCAGCCCGTACCGCGCGCCGGAGCTCTTCCTTGGATCCAAGGACTACGACAGCCGGGTCGACACATGGTCGCTCGGCTGCATCATGGCTGAGCTCGTCGCCGGCAACGGCTTGCCTTTCTTCGGCGGCACGCTGGAAAAGGACAGAGACGTCTTCAACGAGATGATGCACGTGGTCGGCACCGAGGGCATTGTCAAGTGGCCGGGGCTGGAGCGGGTGCCGTCGCGCGAAAAGGCGGCGAGACTTCGGAGGACGGGCTGCCGGGAGCGCGGCTGCCTGAAGAGGAAGTTGAAGGAGTTGCGGCCGGAGCAGCAGGTGCTGTCTCCGGCTGGCTTCAAGGTCTTGAAAGGGCTGCTGGACAGCAACCCGGACCGCAGGCTCACGGCGACGGCCGCGCTTAGCAAGCAATGGTTCCGGCGGCGTGGTTGCTTGTTCGGTGCCTGCTGCTTCATGCCTCATGGTGGCGTTGCCCCTTAA